One Brienomyrus brachyistius isolate T26 chromosome 24, BBRACH_0.4, whole genome shotgun sequence DNA segment encodes these proteins:
- the LOC125719883 gene encoding galactose-3-O-sulfotransferase 3-like isoform X3 produces the protein MTRHRLWYRGNKVPTMFICTSTSLQQMSCKKIFFLLLAVSSLSLFLHSRGRFIWTIKLSKMTSSITCSLSSAAAKPKHMSIAFLKTHKTASSTMQNILFRFAEHHNLTVALPQSLCGHEFCYPSSFSSRFVHPYTLPARIITSHMRFNHNEVKRIMPNDTIYITILREPASMFESQFSYFNQHCPSFKRVPDGSLETFLKDPWRYYNPAETYSMFAHNLLTYDLGGDNNHRTSDKAYMKGFIAKIESIFSLVMISEYFDESLVLLRHLLSWELEDVLYIKQNMRTPSSRRSLQEGLPARIRVWNALDAQLYDHFNASLWRRLDALGLDCVAREVQLLRQACDRLVRGCFGGLQPQPRPPNQIKDKVLRPWQPPKVTIMGYNVPLNASYMGAKPGSESHDRCMKLVMPKVPYSQRLLQTQLVRSGKYSPSF, from the exons GTCCCCACCATGTTCATCTGCACCTCCACTTCTCTCCAGCAAATGTCCTGCAAGAAGATCTTCTTTCTGCTTCTGGCAGTGAGCAGCCTGAGCCTCTTTCTGCACAGCAGAGGCCGTTTCATCTG GACTATAAAATTATCCAAAATGACCAGTAGCATTACATGCAGCCTGTCCTCTGCTGCCGCAAAGCCGAAGCACATGAGCATCGCATTCCTGAAGACGCACAAGACGGCCAGCAGCACCATGCAGAACATCCTGTTCCGCTTTGCCGAGCACCACAACCTCACCGTCGCCCTTCCACAGAGCCTATGTGGTCACGAGTTCTGCTATCCATCCTCCTTTAGCTCCAGATTCGTCCACCCCTACACACTGCCTGCCCGCATCATCACCAGTCACATGCGCTTCAACCACAATGAGGTAAAGCGCATCATGCCTAATGACACCATCTACATCACCATCCTGCGAGAGCCGGCCTCCATGTTTGAGTCGCAGTTCAGCTACTTCAACCAGCACTGCCCGAGCTTCAAGCGCGTCCCAGACGGCTCCCTGGAGACCTTCCTCAAGGACCCCTGGCGTTACTACAATCCCGCCGAGACGTACTCCATGTTTGCGCACAATTTGCTGACCTATGACCTGGGTGGGGATAACAACCACCGGACCAGTGACAAGGCTTACATGAAGGGCTTCATCGCCAAGATTGAGAGCATCTTCTCTTTGGTCATGATCTCCGAGTACTTCGATGAGTCGCTGGTGCTGCTGCGACACCTGCTCTCCTGGGAGCTGGAGGATGTGCTCTACATCAAACAGAACATGCGCACCCCCAGCTCCCGGAGGTCCCTGCAAGAGGGGCTTCCGGCCAGGATCCGCGTCTGGAACGCTCTGGATGCCCAGCTCTACGACCACTTTAATGCCAGCCTGTGGCGCCGGCTGGATGCCCTGGGGCTGGACTGCGTGGCCCGGGAGGTGCAGCTGCTGCGCCAGGCCTGTGACCGCCTCGTGCGCGGCTGTTTCGGGGGCCTGCAACCCCAGCCACGCCCACCAAACCAGATCAAGGACAAGGTGCTGCGTCCATGGCAGCCGCCCAAGGTGACTATCATGGGCTACAATGTGCCCCTCAATGCCTCCTACATGGGCGCCAAGCCGGGCAGTGAGTCACATGACCGCTGCATGAAGCTCGTAATGCCGAAGGTACCATACTCGCAGCGCCTGCTGCAGACACAATTGGTGCGGTCCGGCAAGTATTCCCCTTCATTCTGA
- the LOC125719883 gene encoding galactose-3-O-sulfotransferase 3-like isoform X7, with product MSCKKIFFLLLAVSSLSLFLHSRGRFIWTIKLSKMTSSITCSLSSAAAKPKHMSIAFLKTHKTASSTMQNILFRFAEHHNLTVALPQSLCGHEFCYPSSFSSRFVHPYTLPARIITSHMRFNHNEVKRIMPNDTIYITILREPASMFESQFSYFNQHCPSFKRVPDGSLETFLKDPWRYYNPAETYSMFAHNLLTYDLGGDNNHRTSDKAYMKGFIAKIESIFSLVMISEYFDESLVLLRHLLSWELEDVLYIKQNMRTPSSRRSLQEGLPARIRVWNALDAQLYDHFNASLWRRLDALGLDCVAREVQLLRQACDRLVRGCFGGLQPQPRPPNQIKDKVLRPWQPPKVTIMGYNVPLNASYMGAKPGSESHDRCMKLVMPKVPYSQRLLQTQLVRSGKYSPSF from the exons ATGTCCTGCAAGAAGATCTTCTTTCTGCTTCTGGCAGTGAGCAGCCTGAGCCTCTTTCTGCACAGCAGAGGCCGTTTCATCTG GACTATAAAATTATCCAAAATGACCAGTAGCATTACATGCAGCCTGTCCTCTGCTGCCGCAAAGCCGAAGCACATGAGCATCGCATTCCTGAAGACGCACAAGACGGCCAGCAGCACCATGCAGAACATCCTGTTCCGCTTTGCCGAGCACCACAACCTCACCGTCGCCCTTCCACAGAGCCTATGTGGTCACGAGTTCTGCTATCCATCCTCCTTTAGCTCCAGATTCGTCCACCCCTACACACTGCCTGCCCGCATCATCACCAGTCACATGCGCTTCAACCACAATGAGGTAAAGCGCATCATGCCTAATGACACCATCTACATCACCATCCTGCGAGAGCCGGCCTCCATGTTTGAGTCGCAGTTCAGCTACTTCAACCAGCACTGCCCGAGCTTCAAGCGCGTCCCAGACGGCTCCCTGGAGACCTTCCTCAAGGACCCCTGGCGTTACTACAATCCCGCCGAGACGTACTCCATGTTTGCGCACAATTTGCTGACCTATGACCTGGGTGGGGATAACAACCACCGGACCAGTGACAAGGCTTACATGAAGGGCTTCATCGCCAAGATTGAGAGCATCTTCTCTTTGGTCATGATCTCCGAGTACTTCGATGAGTCGCTGGTGCTGCTGCGACACCTGCTCTCCTGGGAGCTGGAGGATGTGCTCTACATCAAACAGAACATGCGCACCCCCAGCTCCCGGAGGTCCCTGCAAGAGGGGCTTCCGGCCAGGATCCGCGTCTGGAACGCTCTGGATGCCCAGCTCTACGACCACTTTAATGCCAGCCTGTGGCGCCGGCTGGATGCCCTGGGGCTGGACTGCGTGGCCCGGGAGGTGCAGCTGCTGCGCCAGGCCTGTGACCGCCTCGTGCGCGGCTGTTTCGGGGGCCTGCAACCCCAGCCACGCCCACCAAACCAGATCAAGGACAAGGTGCTGCGTCCATGGCAGCCGCCCAAGGTGACTATCATGGGCTACAATGTGCCCCTCAATGCCTCCTACATGGGCGCCAAGCCGGGCAGTGAGTCACATGACCGCTGCATGAAGCTCGTAATGCCGAAGGTACCATACTCGCAGCGCCTGCTGCAGACACAATTGGTGCGGTCCGGCAAGTATTCCCCTTCATTCTGA
- the LOC125719884 gene encoding galactose-3-O-sulfotransferase 3-like isoform X2, which yields MFICTSTSLHQMSCKKIFFLLLAVSSLSLFLHYRGGFIWTIKSSKMTSNITCSLSSAAAKPKHMSIVFLKTHKTASSTMQNILFRFAEHHNLTVALPLSLCGHQFCYPSSFSSRFVHPYTLPARIITNHMRFNHNEVQRIMPNDTIYVTILREPASMFESLFSYYNQHCPSFKRVPDGSLETFLKDPRRYYDPAEKDSMYAHNTLTYDLGGDNNHRASDKAYVKGFIAKIESIFSLVMISEYFDESLVLLRHLLSWELEDVLYIKQNMRTPGSRRSLQEGLPARIRVWNALDAQLYDHFNASLWRQLDALGLDCVAREVQLLRQARDRLVRGCFGGLQPQPLPPNQIKDKVLRPAQPPKVTIMGYDLPLNASYMGAKPGSESRDHCLKLILPEMQYSQRLLQMQSLQYRMRLYSILRRRLGRAS from the exons ATGTTCATCTGCACCTCCACTTCTCTCCATCAAATGTCCTGCAAGAAGATCTTCTTTCTGCTTCTGGCAGTGAGCAGCCTGAGCCTCTTTCTGCACTACAGAGGCGGTTTCATCTG GACTATAAAATCGTCCAAAATGACCAGTAACATTACATGCAGCCTGTCCTCTGCTGCCGCAAAGCCGAAGCACATGAGCATCGTCTTCCTGAAGACGCACAAGACGGCCAGCAGCACCATGCAGAACATCCTGTTCCGCTTTGCCGAGCACCACAACCTCACCGTCGCCCTTCCACTGAGCCTATGTGGTCACCAGTTCTGCTATCCATCCTCCTTTAGCTCCAGATTCGTCCACCCCTACACACTGCCTGCCCGCATCATCACCAATCACATGCGCTTCAACCACAATGAGGTACAGCGCATCATGCCTAATGACACCATCTACGTTACCATCCTGCGAGAGCCGGCCTCCATGTTTGAGTCGCTGTTCAGCTACTACAACCAGCACTGCCCGAGCTTCAAGCGCGTCCCAGACGGCTCCCTGGAGACCTTCCTCAAGGACCCCAGGCGTTACTACGATCCCGCCGAGAAGGACTCCATGTATGCCCACAACACGCTGACCTATGACCTGGGCGGGGATAACAACCACCGGGCCAGTGACAAGGCTTACGTGAAGGGCTTCATCGCCAAGATTGAGAGCATCTTCTCCTTGGTCATGATCTCCGAGTACTTCGATGAGTCGCTGGTGCTGCTGCGACACCTGCTCTCCTGGGAGCTGGAGGATGTGCTCTACATCAAACAGAACATGCGCACCCCCGGCTCCCGGAGGTCCCTGCAAGAGGGGCTTCCGGCCAGGATCCGCGTCTGGAATGCTCTCGATGCCCAGCTCTACGACCACTTCAACGCCAGCCTGTGGCGCCAGCTGGATGCCCTGGGGCTGGACTGCGTGGCCCGGGAGGTGCAGCTGCTGCGCCAGGCCCGTGACCGCCTCGTGCGCGGCTGTTTCGGGGGCCTGCAACCCCAGCCACTCCCACCAAACCAGATCAAGGACAAGGTGCTGCGTCCGGCGCAGCCGCCCAAGGTGACTATCATGGGCTACGATCTGCCCCTCAATGCCTCCTACATGGGCGCCAAGCCGGGCAGTGAGTCACGTGACCACTGCCTGAAGCTCATACTGCCAGAGATGCAGTACTCGCAGCGCCTGCTGCAGATGCAGTCACTGCAGTACCGCATGCGTTTATACTCCATTCTGCGGCGCAGACTAGGCAGGGCTTCCTAG
- the LOC125719883 gene encoding galactose-3-O-sulfotransferase 3-like isoform X5 has product MFICTSTSLQQMSCKKIFFLLLAVSSLSLFLHSRGRFIWTIKLSKMTSSITCSLSSAAAKPKHMSIAFLKTHKTASSTMQNILFRFAEHHNLTVALPQSLCGHEFCYPSSFSSRFVHPYTLPARIITSHMRFNHNEVKRIMPNDTIYITILREPASMFESQFSYFNQHCPSFKRVPDGSLETFLKDPWRYYNPAETYSMFAHNLLTYDLGGDNNHRTSDKAYMKGFIAKIESIFSLVMISEYFDESLVLLRHLLSWELEDVLYIKQNMRTPSSRRSLQEGLPARIRVWNALDAQLYDHFNASLWRRLDALGLDCVAREVQLLRQACDRLVRGCFGGLQPQPRPPNQIKDKVLRPWQPPKVTIMGYNVPLNASYMGAKPGSESHDRCMKLVMPKVPYSQRLLQTQLVRSGKYSPSF; this is encoded by the exons ATGTTCATCTGCACCTCCACTTCTCTCCAGCAAATGTCCTGCAAGAAGATCTTCTTTCTGCTTCTGGCAGTGAGCAGCCTGAGCCTCTTTCTGCACAGCAGAGGCCGTTTCATCTG GACTATAAAATTATCCAAAATGACCAGTAGCATTACATGCAGCCTGTCCTCTGCTGCCGCAAAGCCGAAGCACATGAGCATCGCATTCCTGAAGACGCACAAGACGGCCAGCAGCACCATGCAGAACATCCTGTTCCGCTTTGCCGAGCACCACAACCTCACCGTCGCCCTTCCACAGAGCCTATGTGGTCACGAGTTCTGCTATCCATCCTCCTTTAGCTCCAGATTCGTCCACCCCTACACACTGCCTGCCCGCATCATCACCAGTCACATGCGCTTCAACCACAATGAGGTAAAGCGCATCATGCCTAATGACACCATCTACATCACCATCCTGCGAGAGCCGGCCTCCATGTTTGAGTCGCAGTTCAGCTACTTCAACCAGCACTGCCCGAGCTTCAAGCGCGTCCCAGACGGCTCCCTGGAGACCTTCCTCAAGGACCCCTGGCGTTACTACAATCCCGCCGAGACGTACTCCATGTTTGCGCACAATTTGCTGACCTATGACCTGGGTGGGGATAACAACCACCGGACCAGTGACAAGGCTTACATGAAGGGCTTCATCGCCAAGATTGAGAGCATCTTCTCTTTGGTCATGATCTCCGAGTACTTCGATGAGTCGCTGGTGCTGCTGCGACACCTGCTCTCCTGGGAGCTGGAGGATGTGCTCTACATCAAACAGAACATGCGCACCCCCAGCTCCCGGAGGTCCCTGCAAGAGGGGCTTCCGGCCAGGATCCGCGTCTGGAACGCTCTGGATGCCCAGCTCTACGACCACTTTAATGCCAGCCTGTGGCGCCGGCTGGATGCCCTGGGGCTGGACTGCGTGGCCCGGGAGGTGCAGCTGCTGCGCCAGGCCTGTGACCGCCTCGTGCGCGGCTGTTTCGGGGGCCTGCAACCCCAGCCACGCCCACCAAACCAGATCAAGGACAAGGTGCTGCGTCCATGGCAGCCGCCCAAGGTGACTATCATGGGCTACAATGTGCCCCTCAATGCCTCCTACATGGGCGCCAAGCCGGGCAGTGAGTCACATGACCGCTGCATGAAGCTCGTAATGCCGAAGGTACCATACTCGCAGCGCCTGCTGCAGACACAATTGGTGCGGTCCGGCAAGTATTCCCCTTCATTCTGA
- the LOC125719884 gene encoding galactose-3-O-sulfotransferase 3-like isoform X1 has protein sequence MLKDKEVGWSSCSPAALQCAASEPWSYQHLHIHHLPPFAEVPTMFICTSTSLHQMSCKKIFFLLLAVSSLSLFLHYRGGFIWTIKSSKMTSNITCSLSSAAAKPKHMSIVFLKTHKTASSTMQNILFRFAEHHNLTVALPLSLCGHQFCYPSSFSSRFVHPYTLPARIITNHMRFNHNEVQRIMPNDTIYVTILREPASMFESLFSYYNQHCPSFKRVPDGSLETFLKDPRRYYDPAEKDSMYAHNTLTYDLGGDNNHRASDKAYVKGFIAKIESIFSLVMISEYFDESLVLLRHLLSWELEDVLYIKQNMRTPGSRRSLQEGLPARIRVWNALDAQLYDHFNASLWRQLDALGLDCVAREVQLLRQARDRLVRGCFGGLQPQPLPPNQIKDKVLRPAQPPKVTIMGYDLPLNASYMGAKPGSESRDHCLKLILPEMQYSQRLLQMQSLQYRMRLYSILRRRLGRAS, from the exons ATGTTAAAGGATAAAG AGGTGGGATGGTCGTCCTGTTCGCCAGCCGCTCTTCAGTGTGCAGCTTCAGAGCCCTGGTCCTATCAGCACCTTCATATTCATCATCTCCCTCCTTTTGCTGAG GTCCCCACCATGTTCATCTGCACCTCCACTTCTCTCCATCAAATGTCCTGCAAGAAGATCTTCTTTCTGCTTCTGGCAGTGAGCAGCCTGAGCCTCTTTCTGCACTACAGAGGCGGTTTCATCTG GACTATAAAATCGTCCAAAATGACCAGTAACATTACATGCAGCCTGTCCTCTGCTGCCGCAAAGCCGAAGCACATGAGCATCGTCTTCCTGAAGACGCACAAGACGGCCAGCAGCACCATGCAGAACATCCTGTTCCGCTTTGCCGAGCACCACAACCTCACCGTCGCCCTTCCACTGAGCCTATGTGGTCACCAGTTCTGCTATCCATCCTCCTTTAGCTCCAGATTCGTCCACCCCTACACACTGCCTGCCCGCATCATCACCAATCACATGCGCTTCAACCACAATGAGGTACAGCGCATCATGCCTAATGACACCATCTACGTTACCATCCTGCGAGAGCCGGCCTCCATGTTTGAGTCGCTGTTCAGCTACTACAACCAGCACTGCCCGAGCTTCAAGCGCGTCCCAGACGGCTCCCTGGAGACCTTCCTCAAGGACCCCAGGCGTTACTACGATCCCGCCGAGAAGGACTCCATGTATGCCCACAACACGCTGACCTATGACCTGGGCGGGGATAACAACCACCGGGCCAGTGACAAGGCTTACGTGAAGGGCTTCATCGCCAAGATTGAGAGCATCTTCTCCTTGGTCATGATCTCCGAGTACTTCGATGAGTCGCTGGTGCTGCTGCGACACCTGCTCTCCTGGGAGCTGGAGGATGTGCTCTACATCAAACAGAACATGCGCACCCCCGGCTCCCGGAGGTCCCTGCAAGAGGGGCTTCCGGCCAGGATCCGCGTCTGGAATGCTCTCGATGCCCAGCTCTACGACCACTTCAACGCCAGCCTGTGGCGCCAGCTGGATGCCCTGGGGCTGGACTGCGTGGCCCGGGAGGTGCAGCTGCTGCGCCAGGCCCGTGACCGCCTCGTGCGCGGCTGTTTCGGGGGCCTGCAACCCCAGCCACTCCCACCAAACCAGATCAAGGACAAGGTGCTGCGTCCGGCGCAGCCGCCCAAGGTGACTATCATGGGCTACGATCTGCCCCTCAATGCCTCCTACATGGGCGCCAAGCCGGGCAGTGAGTCACGTGACCACTGCCTGAAGCTCATACTGCCAGAGATGCAGTACTCGCAGCGCCTGCTGCAGATGCAGTCACTGCAGTACCGCATGCGTTTATACTCCATTCTGCGGCGCAGACTAGGCAGGGCTTCCTAG
- the LOC125719883 gene encoding galactose-3-O-sulfotransferase 3-like isoform X4: MTRHRLWYRGNKVPTMFICTSTSLQQMSCKKIFFLLLAVSSLSLFLHSRGRFIWTIKLSKMTSSITCSLSSAAAKPKHMSIAFLKTHKTASSTMQNILFRFAEHHNLTVALPQSLCGHEFCYPSSFSSRFVHPYTLPARIITSHMRFNHNEVKRIMPNDTIYITILREPASMFESQFSYFNQHCPSFKRVPDGSLETFLKDPWRYYNPAETYSMFAHNLLTYDLGGDNNHRTSDKAYMKGFIAKIESIFSLVMISEYFDESLVLLRHLLSWELEDVLYIKQNMRTPSSRRSLQEGLPARIRVWNALDAQLYDHFNASLWRRLDALGLDCVAREVQLLRQACDRLVRGCFGGLQPQPRPPNQIKDKVLRPWQPPKVTIMGYNVPLNASYMGAKPGSESHDRCMKLVMPKVPYSQRLLQTQLVRSGKYSPSF, from the exons ATGACGAGGCATCGACTATGGTACCGTGGCAACAAG GTCCCCACCATGTTCATCTGCACCTCCACTTCTCTCCAGCAAATGTCCTGCAAGAAGATCTTCTTTCTGCTTCTGGCAGTGAGCAGCCTGAGCCTCTTTCTGCACAGCAGAGGCCGTTTCATCTG GACTATAAAATTATCCAAAATGACCAGTAGCATTACATGCAGCCTGTCCTCTGCTGCCGCAAAGCCGAAGCACATGAGCATCGCATTCCTGAAGACGCACAAGACGGCCAGCAGCACCATGCAGAACATCCTGTTCCGCTTTGCCGAGCACCACAACCTCACCGTCGCCCTTCCACAGAGCCTATGTGGTCACGAGTTCTGCTATCCATCCTCCTTTAGCTCCAGATTCGTCCACCCCTACACACTGCCTGCCCGCATCATCACCAGTCACATGCGCTTCAACCACAATGAGGTAAAGCGCATCATGCCTAATGACACCATCTACATCACCATCCTGCGAGAGCCGGCCTCCATGTTTGAGTCGCAGTTCAGCTACTTCAACCAGCACTGCCCGAGCTTCAAGCGCGTCCCAGACGGCTCCCTGGAGACCTTCCTCAAGGACCCCTGGCGTTACTACAATCCCGCCGAGACGTACTCCATGTTTGCGCACAATTTGCTGACCTATGACCTGGGTGGGGATAACAACCACCGGACCAGTGACAAGGCTTACATGAAGGGCTTCATCGCCAAGATTGAGAGCATCTTCTCTTTGGTCATGATCTCCGAGTACTTCGATGAGTCGCTGGTGCTGCTGCGACACCTGCTCTCCTGGGAGCTGGAGGATGTGCTCTACATCAAACAGAACATGCGCACCCCCAGCTCCCGGAGGTCCCTGCAAGAGGGGCTTCCGGCCAGGATCCGCGTCTGGAACGCTCTGGATGCCCAGCTCTACGACCACTTTAATGCCAGCCTGTGGCGCCGGCTGGATGCCCTGGGGCTGGACTGCGTGGCCCGGGAGGTGCAGCTGCTGCGCCAGGCCTGTGACCGCCTCGTGCGCGGCTGTTTCGGGGGCCTGCAACCCCAGCCACGCCCACCAAACCAGATCAAGGACAAGGTGCTGCGTCCATGGCAGCCGCCCAAGGTGACTATCATGGGCTACAATGTGCCCCTCAATGCCTCCTACATGGGCGCCAAGCCGGGCAGTGAGTCACATGACCGCTGCATGAAGCTCGTAATGCCGAAGGTACCATACTCGCAGCGCCTGCTGCAGACACAATTGGTGCGGTCCGGCAAGTATTCCCCTTCATTCTGA